Proteins co-encoded in one Gossypium arboreum isolate Shixiya-1 chromosome 11, ASM2569848v2, whole genome shotgun sequence genomic window:
- the LOC108473157 gene encoding NDR1/HIN1-like protein 1, translated as MSGSKDCGGHNKSPRKKFRRVITCILILLLIILITILLIWAILRPNKPNFTLLDTTVYAFNATTVNFLTSNFQITVRSQNPNDDIGIYYDRLDVYATYRDQEITLRTRFPPTYQGHNEVNIWSPIIYGTMVPISPEYSVALGAEQMAGSVFLVIKIDGRLRWKVGTFVTGRYHIHARCPAYITFGEQSDGVLVGENAVKFQFYSRCSVSL; from the coding sequence ATGTCCGGTAGCAAAGACTGTGGCGGCCACAACAAATCACCCCGGAAAAAATTCCGTCGAGTcatcacttgtattctaatcctCCTCCTCATCATTCTCATCACAATCTTACTCATATGGGCAATCCTTCGTCCCAACAAACCCAACTTCACTCTCCTCGACACCACCGTCTACGCCTTCAACGCCACCACCGTCAACTTCCTCACTTCAAACTTTCAAATCACCGTCCGTTCACAAAACCCAAACGACGATATCGGTATTTATTACGACCGGCTCGACGTTTACGCTACTTACCGGGACCAAGAAATAACACTCCGGACTCGATTCCCACCAACGTACCAAGGCCATAATGAGGTCAATATTTGGTCACCTATAATATATGGTACTATGGTACCGATCTCACCGGAATATTCCGTCGCATTGGGTGCTGAACAGATGGCCGGGAGTGTTTTTTTGGTGATCAAGATTGATGGACGGTTGAGATGGAAAGTGGGGACTTTTGTAACTGGGAGGTATCATATTCATGCAAGGTGTCCGGCTTATATTACGTTTGGGGAACAAAGCGACGGTGTTTTGGTCGGAGAAAATGCTGTTAAGTTTCAGTTCTACAGTAGATGCAGTGTTAGCTtgtga